A genomic segment from Phragmites australis chromosome 6, lpPhrAust1.1, whole genome shotgun sequence encodes:
- the LOC133921285 gene encoding endoglucanase 7-like, protein MRAGAAARRQHPRAHAEVSRGCRAMSGAGAAALSRRLGVVLLLVLAAVLGAEGKAHKYEDALQKSLLYFEAQRSGRLPHSQRVTWRHHSGLTDGLEQGVDLVGGYYDAGDHVKFGLPMAFTVTMLSWSMIEYGDDVAAAGELGHALEAIKWGTDYFIKAHTKPDELWAEVGDGDTDHYCWQRPEDMTTSRQAYKVDREHPGSDIAGETAAAMAAASMVFRESNPHYAHLLLHHAQQLFEFADKYRGKYDSSIAEVKSYYASVSGYKDELLWAALWLHRATGRAEYLDYVVDKADCFGGTGWAINEFSWDVKYAGVQILAARLLLRGEHATHHRSTLEQYKAKAEHYVCACLGRNMDGGADANVERSPGGMLYIRQWNNMQYVTSAAFLLSAYSDYLAEAGVRTVACAGGETVATDEVFALARAQVDYVLGTNPRGVSYLVGYSAKYPNRVHHRAASIVPYKHSKEFIGCTQGFDHWFGRRSSNPNVLVGAIVGGPDRWDRFRDNRENYMQTEACTYNTAPMVGMFAKLNRMARQEREHGSTPVASTAAEV, encoded by the exons ATGCGCGCAGGCGCAGCGGCGCGGAGGCAGCATCCGCGGGCACATGCCGAGGTATCGCGCGGCTGTCGTGCAATGAGCGGCGCGGGCGCCGCAGCGTTGTCTCGCCGGCTCGGGGTCGTGCTGCTGCTGGTTCTGGCGGCCGTTCTTGGAGCCGAGGGGAAGGCACACAAATACGAGGACGCGCTGCAGAAGAGCCTGCTCTACTTCGAGGCGCAGCGGTCGGGGCGGCTCCCGCACAGCCAGCGCGTCACCTGGCGCCACCACTCCGGCCTCACCGACGGCCTCGAGCAAGGG GTGGATTTGGTTGGGGGTTACTACGACGCCGGGGATCATGTCAAGTTCGGCCTGCCGATGGCGTTCACGGTGACGATGCTGTCATGGAGCATGATCGAGTACGGAGACGACGTCGCAGCGGCCGGCGAGCTCGGACACGCGCTGGAGGCCATCAAGTGGGGCACGGACTACTTCATCAAGGCGCACACGAAGCCCGACGAGCTCTGGGCTGAG GTGGGCGACGGCGACACGGATCACTACTGCTGGCAGCGGCCGGAGGACATGACGACGTCGCGGCAGGCGTACAAGGTCGACCGGGAGCACCCCGGGTCCGACATCGCCGgcgagacggcggcggcgatggcggccgCGTCCATGGTCTTCCGCGAGTCCAATCCGCACTACGCGCACCTCCTCCTGCACCACGCCCAGCAG CTGTTCGAGTTTGCCGACAAGTACAGGGGGAAATACGACAGCAGCATCGCGGAGGTGAAGAGCTACTACGCGTCGGTGAGCGGGTACAAGGACGAGCTCCTGTGGGCCGCCCTGTGGCTCCACCGCGCCACCGGCAGGGCTGAATACCTCGACTACGTCGTCGACAAGGCCGACTGCTTCGGCGGGACTGGTTGGGCCATCAACGAGTTTAGCTGGGACGTCAAGTACGCCGGCGTTCAGATCCTAGCAGCAAGA CTGCTGCTTAGAGGAGAGCACGCGACGCATCACAGGAGCACGCTGGAGCAATACAAGGCGAAGGCGGAGCACTACGTGTGCGCGTGCTTGGGCCGGAACATGGACGGCGGCGCGGACGCAAACGTGGAGCGCAGCCCTGGCGGGATGCTCTACATCCGGCAGTGGAACAACATGCAGTACGTGACCAGCGCCGCGTTCCTGCTCTCCGCATACTCGGACTACCTTGCCGAGGCCGGCGTCCGGACCGTGGCGTGCGCGGGCGGCGAGACCGTGGCGACCGACGAGGTGTTCGCGCTCGCCAGGGCGCAGGTGGACTACGTGCTGGGCACCAACCCCAGGGGCGTCAGCTACCTCGTCGGGTACAGCGCCAAGTACCCAAACCGAGTGCACCACCGCGCCGCGTCCATCGTGCCGTACAAGCACAGCAAGGAATTCATCGGATGCACGCAGGGGTTCGACCACTGGTTCGGCCGGCGGAGCTCCAACCCCAACGTCCTCGTCGGCGCGATCGTCGGCGGGCCGGACCGGTGGGACAGGTTCAGGGACAACCGGGAGAACTACATGCAGACGGAGGCGTGCACGTACAACACCGCGCCGATGGTCGGCATGTTCGCGAAGCTGAACCGGATGGCGCGGCAGGAGAGGGAACATGGGTCGACGCCGGTGGCCTCGACGGCTGCTGAGGTGTAA